TCTTTTCTATGCATTTTTACAAACTGCTATTATCTTTGTTTTCCATCGTAAACATTGGATATTTTTTTCCCTTGCATGTTTTCTATGTTCGgagattttatttctattttggaTTATTAATGAAACGTCGACGGGTTCTAACTCATACAAGATTTGTCAGTggtgtatttttttggtttacctatttctgatatttttttgtccaccataaactatttttaacagagtcgagtaaaactctaaaaataaataattttgcaaccgtataattttataaatttttctggagttattaatttttttaaaaaaatagtttgttacaattctatattttgaaattaatttaagtaaaataagaaaataatttaatttattgttctataaattgtttaagtttttgaattcaaattttatattttgttccttacattatttgttttatatactaaCAACTACCTAAGTAAATACTAAACAACTTCATAAACTTTATCTTTTGAACATGAAAGCGCTAATAAAGCTAATGGTCGATCAAATCATTATGAAAATAATGCATATGAATTCGCCGGTCATTCTTATATCAACTTAATCAAACTGTGTGACTTCCAAATGTTATGTTCATCACCATTATATACAACACGGAAAaacaaaagtgaaaaaaaaatgaacgacAAAATACCGTACACAAAACTACACAACGATCAATAACTTATCCAgttccgcgcttgcgcggggacTATACTCCTGGTGTATTGTTAAAGGCGAAGATTTTAATATTGTAGAAGTGGAAGAGGTAGAGGCAGAAGCCGCTGCGGAAATTTAAGAGTCTGGAAACAATCACTTAAACTGCTGACATGGAGAgagttggaaaaaaaattatgggatAGGATTATGTTATTGTTGAGATCATAAAGAGTGATTTGATGACGTGGACCCTCTCCAAAAAAGTCCCTCGTTATATATACTAGTGGTTTATCTGCGCTACACGCAGTATATTTGCCATTtgtattatttaacaaaaaaacatttgtcattagattcatttgttttaattcgAAAATTTAACGTTTGTAGTTGTTTTCTATGTTGACGTAAttctttttattagttaaattaTTGATCGGTTAATGGATCTGCTAGTTTTAGAGAAGCGAGATTATGAAATTAGTTCAATGTATGGTGCAGTGTGTATAAtacaaaatgtattttaaatttgtatttgtttaCATGCAGTTCAAGATTTATTTTAGTGctagttttattttaaacgAGGTCGTGTTGACCTATTATTCAATGTTCTATTCATTCCAGTAAAGAAAAGTCATACATTTaacacaaaatatttaagatgtatcaatagaaaataaaaatctgaGACAATGATTTTGTTGCTATGGATGGAACCGATATACCTATTTAGTCGACTAATATGACCAGTGGAAATGGGAGATCCCTGGTGGTAGCTGAGGTTTTTGATAACGATAACTCTGTGCTTAGAAAAACCGACCAAAGATCACATCCATATAAACACTTCTTCCACCGACAACGGAGTTTCACCTAGTTATGTTAATATTCGATTATAGAAATCTACATCTTCCCACCAAATTCTAGAAAGTGTCTTTTTCTGTTTACTTAGGCCTTGATTGGTAACCTTGCGAAATGGTAGAATGACATCTCAAACGCGATTCTgcaaatattttactaataaaaaaaggttgtgaaataaaagaaaaaaaactaaaacaccaAAAGTTTCATTAACCGAAAAAGTGAGTTTTAGTtggttatttacaaaattaagaCTTTCATATTATTAAGTTATATGATAataccattttaaaatttaaataaatagcaataatttttttagagaaaaagacaaaaatagcactaaatcaagtttatgttcctaaactagcactcaaggtcaaaagtcacaaaaatagcacttaatgttttatcaaaagtcacaaacttagggtttagagttaaagggtgtggtttaggatttagggtttagggtttagtgtttagggtttagggtttagattttagggtttagggtttaaggtttagggtttagggtttagagtttagggtttagggtttatggtttagggtttagggtttagagtttagggtttagggttgagagtttagggtttagggtttagagttgagaaatgaagttttggggataagatttcaaattttgaaaaataaaaaaattaaaattttcaaaggataaacttagaaatgtgctattttggtaattttagtttttgagtgctatttttgtgatataaacttagaaatgtgctattttagaGATTTGCCCATTTTTTTAATGCTAAATAGTTATGTTGTATATAAAGTTAttctataatttgttttaagataTTATAAAATGTTAATATGTTATTAAAACGTATTGAATAgcaagtaaaatatttataataaaaactaaagtaattttgtaataattagtttaattattgatatttgtattttcgtataacaaaataaataccGTATGAGATACTTTAATCCATTTATCATGTATTCCGTTAGTCTGATGATTACATGAATATTTGATATCATCTACAAAATGATTATGTCTGCACATTGCTGATTTGTCATTTTCTCTATAATTTTTGGCTAAGTGAAcagttttcttaattttatattctcTCTGTTCCATAATAGTTGATGTTTTGGATGAATGCACAAGAATTAAGACATACACATTCTCCTAAAAATTAAcacactaaaaatataaaataaatctaatccAACCAATCATCAAAAATACTATAAAACATCATTGGTCACACAGTTTTCAATGAactttaaactaattaaaaaatatcaaacatcatGTATTTTCGAGAACATTTAAACTAATAagatataaactaataaatatgcGTAAAATAATTAGACCCGCATGTGCGGACAAAACacttagtttatatatataaaagcaagaaataaaatagttttttggctctttaataaaatttcttttggtGATTTTCCTTTTTGGGAGTTctttttgtgagaaaaatttaaattgtctatttgggagaattgccaataaacaaatatatacatatattaaataaacatCAATACAAAACGACTGCAAAAAAAACATACTACACAAATTAGTGCTTTGTATTTGTATTAGTGAATATTAACAATCTGACTTTATCAGTTGGATAGTATCGTCATTATTGAGCTTTCTCAAAAGCTATCGATGTTCGTCATCAGATATTTTCAACACGCAAGTCTGATACCAAGACTTCTTTCTCTTAAGTTGTCGAAATGGTACAGCCAATAGAACCTATAGAGGTAGTCGTCATGAGACTGACAGAATCTTAATTTTCAAACCTTCAACTCCCCACCAAATTCTCTTAGTTAGACATCTACGTAGCCACTATTAGACACAAACACAAAGTGTCCCACATCGGTAGTTGGAAAGGATcctaagtaatatataagatagatgggtCACTTCatttatcaccaattggttttaggttagaagctcatctagcttaacatggtatcagagcccgatcCACGAAGTCCAACCTGATCCATCGATCTGACCCAAAgttggcctatcgatccttgcCCGAGCATTCCGAGATTGACGCTCAAAGAGCCATAATCTCGAGGGGGCATATTAGACACAAAGTGTCCCACATCGGTAGTTGGAAAGGatcctaaataatatataagatagatggatCACTCCatttatcaccaattggttttaggttggaagcccatctagcttaacagcCACCATTTGATCAAATATCTCTTAACTCATATTTCAATTGCGTCAAACCATTAACAAATACTCTCCAATTATTCAAGTGTTATTTAGTGTGTTTGCGTGTGTTTTTCTAAACTGAGAGGGTcaggaaatgaaaaaaaaaagagcaaaagaTGATCGCATGAGCTTCTTCCTCTTGAGCTTTCTTGGACCCGTACTACAGATCCCTCGAGACTCTCCTCTGTTTGTCTCCAGAGGCTCGCCCATTTTGATATAGGACAACATACGTAAAGTTTATTTCTGAGCAATAGAACACTATAAACATTCGAACGATGAGTTTTGGATGTTTTAGCTCTGCGGGTATTTTTCTGCAGGAGTTGTTAAGAGCTTGAGTTTTGTCTCTCTTCTTTATTTACTTCCTTGTGCTTGAGACAGAGGATCTCACTCCTGGAGAAATTGATGCCAAACGTCTAAAACGGTTTCTATTTTTAGCTCATTTTTAACTGATGCTTCATACTTGAAGCTATCAATGCCAACCGCAGCAACTACATGTGGCATTGCTACTTACCTCACAAATCTACGTTTCGAAAAAATCACCATAAATTagtgaaataaaagaaaaaaatattcctATTTAATTTTACTGCATCagcttttttatgttttgacgGATCATACCTAGCTTGAGGAAGATGAGGAAGGTTCCCAAATAAAGAATACAACATTCTCCTTGTAATTTGATTGCCTTCTTATGTAATAGATTTCCGTATGCTTTCCTATAAATGAAAAGTTGCTCAATTGATATGTTTCAAAGAAAATGTTATTGAGAAACATTATGGGTCAAGTATCAACTGGATTCTTTTGCATCAGATTGTTTAGTTGGATGGATTCAGCTCACCAGAAACCTCCAAAATTTGAGTGAGAAGTTTTCCATATAACTCCTCCTGTTTGAATACATGAGAACCGAGAAAAACAAAACTCAGCGAGAGAACTTGTGAATTGATTAGGAACATCAAACTAAACATGAATAGAGCTAAAGGACATAAGTAGAGTAGTGAGTTACCGAGAGAGTCTATGTAATTGTTCCACTTGTAATTGTTCCACTCAGAAACACAGTCTTCTTTACCCCACTGTCATTTCACGAGCTTCTCCGAGTACCATCTgcataataaaaagtaaaagatgCAACTTTATGGTTTTGAGATTTATAGAgcaactaaaatattatttaagaatgtGTGTGCGACGGTGGAACCTTGAATCAAAGgggaaaaaacaaaagaaaaagtttcTAAGTTGATAATGTTTACGCAATAACAACATATAATATGAATTAAGCTTTATTATGCGTACCTTTTCCGTCTACTAAAACCATATAAGCTTGCCGCTTTTTTTGCATGTCCCTGGCCACCCAAAAGCATAGCAGACATGTGACCATCACTTGTTTACAATGGAGAGCCTTCATATCGGAAAGTGCTTCAGAATTATTTCTTGGATATGCTATCGAGAATTTGCAGTCGGCTTATGTAATGATGGTGGAATCCTAAAAGAAATTCGAAGGGATTTCGTTTTGTAATTAATTGGTGGTGTTTATTATTGGAGTTGTAACCGAGTCGGCGTTGAGACGATGAAGACTAAGTGGAAGAGTCAAGACGATAATAATGAACATTAGGGTAAGGCCAGATGAATATGagccattttgtttttttagcagcccataattttcgattttaatCTATTTCGCCTGAAGATGGGATGACATGGCAAAAATAAAGTATCTAATTGGATGATTTAATTGGCTGACGTGGACACCCTCTCCTTTGAGCATATCTcccttttattacttgtttgatatatatacatattaggCCTgaaacttttatccgagatccggattcgatccgtgatccgatccggatccgatccgaaaatccggatatccggagaggccgaatccggatccggatagtaaaatgttggatccgtcaaagctaaatccggatccggatatcttgattttttagtccggatatccggatccgtaaattttattaataactatttcaaaaatagtaatatctatatataaaaactaattttatttaatatattttcatttttataatagtatatataaattttatgtaaattttgtaatattatacatagaaataattaaaaacattatatatatttttatttttaaattattgttaatattttatatatattaatattatttttatttattttaaggatccaaatccggatccggatatccgccggatattataatttttagaaggatatccgacacccggatatccgcgaaccccggatccggataaggatagtaaaattatggatccgccggataaggatccggattcggatatcttaaaattgcccggatacccgatccgtcccaggcctaaTACATACTAGATCCATTTCCGCGCGGATAATGTAGTTATGTAATTTTGCTTTTAAGTTTAGtataaatatatcatttgaTAATTTCCATCCTATAAAATCTTCAGAGTTTTTTGAGCTTGGAAATTAGGTATATATCTAGTTGttctttaattaatgttttttctatattttccttTTGCCCTGACTTAAATTTACAGCGCATTTTTCATATAAGTTCAATATATGCACAAAAATTCGGAAGCGAATTAGAGTTGGGATTTTTGAATATATCAAGAGAGAGCTAGAAATAAATTATGCATGTTGATCTGAGAGGTTTGTGGTTTAATTTAGAGAagcataataataataataataatcataagAAAGAATGCTAGCAGTgtgtaactttaaaaataacatttactAACTGAAAATCTAAAAACTGTTCAACTTAATACTAAACCCAACGATCGagcattttggtatattttttaaaatattaatacacATGAAAGTATCTCCACTTTTTTAAGTAGATGTTTGTACCCATGTAATATATCTTGTAGACATAAATGGCAAATTTGTGAGATTATGGTGTGTGTTAGGCGAGTACCTCTGGAAACAAAACTTATTATATGCGCTCACCATTTTCAATACATgtacgctttttttttttatcatcaaattcattcattaaaagtttaaaatgaGTTTAACCCAAACCAGAATGGGTTGCAAGACAGATTTTTTAGCCAGACCATCGGCAAGTCCATTACTGGTTCTTGGGACGAAAATGAAACGACAAGAAACAAGCGCTGAAGATGGAGAGAAAGAAAGCTCGTCGATATCAGAGAGAACTCCTTAGAGTTCCGACGTATTCTGGCGAGATGAGATTGCTTGAACAAGAACTTGAGAATCTGTTCGAATACAGATGTGGGAGAATTGTCGAGAAGCCGCATCGATCAGTGCTTCTCTGATTGCAAGCGCTTCCGCCGTGCATGGAGAGGAGACAGAAGATTGGAACAACGATCCGCGATCCAATTCGAGATTCGATCCATCGGTGAAGATCCACGCTAGTCCCGCATTCCTCGCCTTCCAAGATGCATCGGTGTTGCAGAAGATCTCTCTAGGGTTCTGATGCTTTATCTGAGGCGGCAGAGGGAGGCGTTGTTGTAGTTTATCTGTAGGAGGTTGAGCAGACTCCCATTCTTTCAGAGACTCGAGAGCTTTCGTGATCGTCTCCATTGGTGTCTGTGTGCGATTTTGAAGAGCAATTGGTTCCTGGAGGTCCAAATAGTCCAGCAGATCCAAGGGAAGGGGTTTCCGGTGAAGTCGTAAGGTGGGAGCGGAGTCCACTTCCAGCTCTCCTCGAGTTTTTCAAAGAAAGAGGAGTTCAAAGAAGTATCTACATACTGATTCCAGGGTCCATGGTTCCAGACTTCTTTCGCAAAATGGCAATTGAAGAGTATATGCTCAGAGCTCTCAATCTCCCCACACCTAACACACATGGTGTTCATCAGGAGTCCTCGTGTCTGTAGATTCTTGCCTGTTGGGAGAGCATTTGATCCTAATCTTCCAGGGGAAGTACTTCAGCTTCGGGGAGAGGTTTCCCGACCAGATGAGCTTCTTCCAGTGGCAGGTAGTTTCTCTTTCTGTATAGCCCTGAGAAGAAGGTAAAAAATTCGAGTAGTAGCCTGAATTGACGCTGTATTTTACAGATTTCTGTAGGGGCCAGACGACGGAGTCATGGGCTCCAAGTACGCTGGGGAGTAGGCTGAGGAAGTGTTCCTTCAGCTCGGGGAAAAGGTTCTCAATGAGCCCCAAGTTCCACTCTTTCGTTTCTCTGGTAAGTAGATCCGACACCATCAGATCATTATCTTTCAGAAGGACCGGGCCTATCGGTTTTAATTTTGTCTCAGGGTGAATCCAAGAATCGTTCCAGACCGACGTCGTTTCTCCGTTGCCAATTGTCTTGCCGAGATGCTTGAGGAGGAGGTCTCTACCTAGAAGGATCCATCTCCAACCATGGGAGATAGCAGAGGTCGCTTTTGTCTTAGCAAATGGAGATTTATGACAATACTTTCCTAGCAGGACCTTCGCTAGCAGACATTACGGGTTAGTGATTAGTCTCCAACCAATTTTTGCAAGTAGAGCTCGGTTGAAAACTTGTATGTCACGGAAACCTAATCCTCCCATATTCTTTGGCAGTGTCATTATATCCCAGGAGATCCAACATATCTTCCTCACCCCGTCTTTGGAGTCCCACCAAAACGTGGTCAGCACGGACTGTATGCGTTTGCATAGGCTCACTGGCAGCTCGAAGCAAGTCATGGCGAAGGAAGATATAGGCGACAACACTGCTTGGATCATGGTTGCTTTCCCCGCCGTTGAGAGAAACTGTGTGGACCAGCTTTGTGTGCGTTGCTTCATCCTATCTACGATGGATGCGAAGAGGTCTTTTTTCTTACGTCCAAAGTGTTCCGGTAATCCCAAGTATTTTCCTACCCCCCCCTCTTTCTCAATTCCTAATGTTGCTTTAACTCTTAAACGTATATCTGCAGGGGTTTTGCTAGAGAAAGAGATCGAAGACTTCATAGCATTAATTTTCTGGCCTGAGGCTAATTCATAGTCATGAAGAATCTCCATGAGACAGGCGCAGGCCGTGCTATCTGTTTTGGTGAAAAACATAGTATGGTCTGCAAAAAGAAGGTGATTGATTCTTGGACTGGTTCTGGATACTCTGATTCCTGGTAATAATCCATCGTCTTGAGCTTTTTTGCAGATCCCCGAGAGAACTTCTGCGCAGATGATGAAGATGTATGGCGATAAAGGGTCTCCCTGCCTGATGCCTCGCTGGGGAACGACACTTCCAACTGCTTCATCATTGAGGAGAAAGTAGTATGAGACTGTCGTTATACATTCCATCATCCAATTGATCCAGGTAAGGTAAAAGCCCATTCTTTCCAAAACCGTTCGTATAAAGGTCCATTCCAGACGATCGTATGCTTTACCGACGTCTGTTTTAACGGCCATTGAGCAATGTTTGACAGCCCCTGGCGTCTTAAGAAAGTTGAGCACTTCATGCGTGATGAGGACAATGGCAGAGATAGCCCGGCCAGGTACAAACGTAGACTGATTTTCTGATATAACTTCTTGTAGCACTGGTTTCAGTCTTATGGAGAGTAGTTTGGAAATGACTTTATAGTACACGTTACATAGGGTAATAGGTCTGTAATCAGAGACTGCTTTATGACTTTGGATCTTTGGTATAAGTCTGATATGTGTAGAATTGATGGAGTGGGAAGAAATCCTTCCGTGAAGAAAGTTTGAATCTCTTTGATGATTGCAGGCCCCACTACATCCCATTTGGATTGAAAAAAGTTTGCAGAGAAACCGTCGGGTCTTGGTGCTTTGTCTGGATGGATGGCAATACATGTACGCTTAATTGCTTATTCCTCGTCTTTATTCTCTGTATCGGCAGTGTAAAAGATATATgaggttttatatatatgagagGGAGGGAGAAGCCTGACACAAAGGCATTATGTGTATTTTATGTGTCTAATATTATGTGACATATTAAAGTAAGGATAAATTAAATATAGCTACACGAAAACagttaaaatctataaaattataaaattaagactttgatattttaataatttataaaattattattttgaaaaaaaagtatAGCAACAACTTTTATATTGCAAAGATGAATATTTGTTGTATGACTGTTTGTCTTACCACGTCTAGttgtagagttttttttttagaaatttgctaataaagaacaaaaaaacttattaattGTCCCCTTAGAATAGTATTAGGGATTTTTGTCCACTTAGAACTAATGTTAAGGTAAACCCAATTTTAACCCtctaattatacaatttttttttaaaaaaaaaactaattttcatAGTCCCATTTACTCATTATTTACCCGACTTCAAAAACACGGTTTACCCGTCGCAGAGTTTTCAAGTATTCTCGCCGGCGTATCTTCGTTCGTCACCTCCACCTCTCTCTTAATGACCCACCCGGAAAACTCTGATAAATCCTCTCTCTGGCATCTCTTGAATATCTAGTTTCATCTTTTGTGAGTTTAAAGGTGAATTTTCGTTATTTGGTTGTTTGCCTTTGTACAGAGAAATCGCACGGATGATCTGATGAACAAATGAAACGTTATCTCTGACTAATTGTTCTCTACATCTCGTTATTGGTCAATTCAGGTGATGAGAATTCGGATGACTCTACCATGGTCACCAGGAAGAATAATGCTAGGATATCCTTTGGTACAACCTACAACTCTTCAAAGATCTCTTTGAACATGGTGCATTTTACCTTGTGTACATCATTGTGTCTTAGGTAGACTGCATATTCTAAGTTGTCGTAGACGGTAGATTTGATATACTAACACCTTTAGCCCATTTTTGAATTTACTATtgcaaatattttttgaatccaaaaatattttttatatatgcaCATTCTTGACTacttcatgttttatatttttttttaattttttttacattgcaaatatattgatatgaatttttatttataagaagAGTAGTAAAAGTCCAAAAtgacaaaatttgattttgtactAAGGGGACAATAGTTTAGTTTACTTGTTCTTTTTTTCCCAAaattccctttttttttaagaatgaaCATTTAAACTTGAAATGAGGTTAGACAAAATAATCTCTAGGTTGTTACCaaagaaaattattgtttttcatTTCAATTGGAAATATTATGTACTTCAAACTATTTTATTGAAAAAGCaatgaaagttataatttgagTTTAAATGGTAAAAGCtgatataaacattttttcgtAGTTTTAGCAATGTATTGCTTAATATGCTATTGTGTTCAGTTCCATAATTCCCAGGTTTGTTACTTGAGTGAGGAGTAAAACTTGTGTTGTTATGGTTTGTAAACGAATAAATCAGAACATTAGAGACTCATTTTAATATATCAagaattattcaaaaaaactttttattgATAGGTCATATTAACAACAAAAATTTAAGGTTCCTTTATAATTTCAactttttcatcttctttttgatttttcgtccatataaataatttcaaaCTCTGCCACAAAATTGTTTTCGTTTTTATTGGTAGGTTGAATCAAGCTCATTGAATGAAGAAAAACAGTGTGAGGCAGATAATCATGAAAACACCATAGTCGAATAGGCACAATTAAAACATTCACtgacttttttttcttcagttCAGCAAGTGAACCGTCAGACATCATTAGCTGCAGGGAAACGATGTAGACAGTAACGTACAAGCACCAttgaaagacaaaaaaataaaaaattcacagAAGACAAACTCGTCAACATACCAAGGTGTGAGCTaaggataaaaaataattaaactacACATTCACAcaaattgttggggtcaaaatcggtcatgacggaatcaatgtctgaaagtccgtaaaaatcagcatgaacgttcttacgaaaagtaatcttcgtaaagaaatctttacgaagagccttgcggtaaaatcttgttctaatctcaatcgaaccactaaataccgattgttcgaaggcaacagacacgtatccaaatcggccacggacaagctcaagtatggccatcggaccacgcacacggctcggtcgctacgtagagactgAGTCGaagcaaagctcggtcgctactccCAAAACGttgatacgacacgaatccatgcattctcgtctactcttcaATGCTATCTCCCGTGAGCCATGGCTAAACTGTTCTTTGTTTATCGtcactcgaagtcatcagtcaaactttacgataaaaaccgcgggaaattcatttttgtcaaagaaaccgtaataaacgttttgagtccaagacggcccaaagagacctaaaactcagctcgaagcccacttacgatttcttaaccgaaaacccataagtcttatgacggtttatgcttggttcgtaaggcaagataaatgtcgagtttccgcggataaatgaaaagtttccgaagataatcacgaagatcggaaaaaatagaatatctccatttttgagttatgacggcttaa
This region of Brassica napus cultivar Da-Ae chromosome C5, Da-Ae, whole genome shotgun sequence genomic DNA includes:
- the LOC106362486 gene encoding uncharacterized protein LOC106362486, whose amino-acid sequence is METITKALESLKEWESAQPPTDKLQQRLPLPPQIKHQNPREIFCNTDASWKARNAGLAWIFTDGSNLELDRGSLFQSSVSSPCTAEALAIREALIDAASRQFSHICIRTDSQVLVQAISSRQNTSEL